The Natribaculum luteum genome contains the following window.
TCCCTACCAGTACAGTTACGACAGCCTTCTCGCGGTAGGGATCCCCTGTAACACCGAAGACGCGGAGAACGTGAGGCGTTTTGCCCGGCAACGGGCGGTGACGAAGGCGGTAAAATGCGCGCGTGTTGTCGGCGAAACAGTGGACGAGTCGCTACCAGAATCGAACGCTGGTGATTCGAAACTGAAGAGAGTACACTGTTCTTAACTAACGTTCAGAATTCGGTGACTGATACCATGGCTATCTCCGTCGTGGGACCGCGGGCTCTTTCAGCGGGTTCGAAGCGCCACGTCGACACCAGGACGGTCAGTCCGATCGGCGATACGAGACAGACGTTCCCGTTCACCGACACCGATTCGCGCAGCGAGCAGTCGACTCCGTTCCCGGCGGGTGGTCTCGATGAGCAGTGACGCGTGGGCCGATCGGTCGGTCGCCGTCCCGACGATCAGTGCACCGAGTAGCGTCGCGTGTCTCCGGTCGCTCGGTCGCCGGGGCATTCGAACGATTGCAGTTTCGGAACACGAACGCTCTCCGGCGGCCCGCTCGAAGTACTGCGACGAGACCGTTCCAGTCCCCGATCCACACGACGACCTGCTCGCGTACAAGGACGCCTTGCGATCAATCGCCATGCGACCCGACGTCGCCACGATCATCCCCGTTCGAGACGTCGACGTCTACGTCCTCTCGAAGTACCGCTCCGAGTTTCGAGACTACGTCGCGACGCCCTGGCCGGACATGGAGACGCTCGCGAAGACACACGACCGCGTCCAGCTCTTCGAGGCCGCCGAAAAAGCGGACGTCCCCATGCCGGAGACCGGGCTGCTCGACGAATCCAGAGACTGGGATCGCGAGTGGATCGTCAAGGCGCGGTACGCAGTCCTCGCCGACGAGTACGTCGATCACTACTCGCCGTCACAGTTCGTCGATCCACCGACGACCGAGTACCTCCGCCCGGGCGTCGAACCGGATGTCGACGTCTTCCGACGGGAGATGCACCACGTCCCCTTGCTCCAGGAGTACGTCCCCTCCACCGACGAGTACGGGTTCTTCGCACTCTACGATCACGGCGAACCGGTCGCCACGTTCCAGCACCGGCAGATTCGCGCCTACAGCTACGCGGGCGGCCCGAGTTCGTTTCGCGAATCGGTCCGCATCCCGGCTCTCGAGAACGCTGGCCGGGACCTGCTCGACCAACTCGAGTGGCACGGACTCGCGATGGTCGAGTTCCTGCGAGACGACGACGGCGAGTTCAGGCTCATGGAGGTCAATCCGCGATTCTGGTCGTCGTTGCCCTTCTCCGTCCAGGCCGGCGCCGACTTCCCGTACTACTACTGGCTGCTGGCCAACGGCGAGAAAGAGCGCATCGACCACGAGTACGAGGCCGGAATCGCCGGCCACCTGCTGCGCGGCGAACTGCTCTACTTGCGTTCGATCCTGTTCGAAGACTACGAACTCACAGAGAAGCCGTCGTTCTCGAGCGCCCTGACGGACGTCCTGTGGTCGATCGTCGAACATCCACGGTTCGACTACGCGAGCACCGACGACGTCTGGCCGTTCGTCCAGGACTTACAGGACGCGTACGA
Protein-coding sequences here:
- a CDS encoding ATP-grasp domain-containing protein, producing MSSDAWADRSVAVPTISAPSSVACLRSLGRRGIRTIAVSEHERSPAARSKYCDETVPVPDPHDDLLAYKDALRSIAMRPDVATIIPVRDVDVYVLSKYRSEFRDYVATPWPDMETLAKTHDRVQLFEAAEKADVPMPETGLLDESRDWDREWIVKARYAVLADEYVDHYSPSQFVDPPTTEYLRPGVEPDVDVFRREMHHVPLLQEYVPSTDEYGFFALYDHGEPVATFQHRQIRAYSYAGGPSSFRESVRIPALENAGRDLLDQLEWHGLAMVEFLRDDDGEFRLMEVNPRFWSSLPFSVQAGADFPYYYWLLANGEKERIDHEYEAGIAGHLLRGELLYLRSILFEDYELTEKPSFSSALTDVLWSIVEHPRFDYASTDDVWPFVQDLQDAYDYYKNRDSVK